From a single Oreochromis niloticus isolate F11D_XX linkage group LG4, O_niloticus_UMD_NMBU, whole genome shotgun sequence genomic region:
- the LOC102082210 gene encoding uncharacterized protein LOC102082210: MKMFGRMMSCCVALLLTFSSVSAVRRALNSITDLRSVGFGQSVPEYSLCLLHWFATTVDFDNNNIILLTFDPNRGDYGSHRYRNDEQLLESLPRGYRYYTVGNIYQDASLELPDYVVESDIEESNRARIIIRVRGRNAVRTIDQVYITQHYEPYEARGTEYDPQHTYRVTTCLLRVLRKFSLHLDNINSLALRNRVHDSQLSEIRTMWGDLACVGLLLFIVIPEKYSSHKRNNRRQPAPRNNTQSYVVVNIPESRENGDSVVLDRYNSDPWRYASLSRRDTCNEKNRVRCLICCLFLTIIFSVFLIIYTGALSHDFNLFRDGANKSNHSYVKSIFPTDMN, from the coding sequence ATGAAGATGTTTGGAAGAATGATGAGCTGCTGTGTGGCTCTCCTCCTGACCTTCAGCTCTGTGTCAGCTGTAAGACGAGCGCTCAACTCAATCACTGATCTGAGGTCAGTAGGCTTTGGCCAGTCTGTGCCCGAGTACAGCCTCTGCTTGCTCCACTGGTTTGCTACCACAGTTGACTTTGACAATAACAACATCAtcctgctgacctttgacccaaaCCGTGGTGATTATGGCTCACATCGATATCGCAACGATGAACAGCTTTTAGAGTCACTGCCGAGGGGATATCGATACTACACTGTTGGTAATATCTACCAAGATGCATCACTGGAACTTCCAGATTATGTCGTGGAGTCGGACATTGAGGAAAGTAACAGGGCTCGCATTATAATTAGAGTCAGGGGGCGCAACGCAGTACGGACAATAGACCAAGTCTATATCACACAGCATTATGAGCCATATGAAGCTCGAGGGACAGAGTATGATCCACAGCATACATATCGGGTCACTACCTGCCTTCTAAGAGTGTTGAGAAAGTTTTCCTTGCATCTCGATAACATCAACTCACTGGCTCTCAGAAACAGAGTTCATGACTCCCAGCTATCAGAGATAAGAACCATGTGGGGGGACCTCGCTTGTGTTGGactgttgttgtttattgtgATCCCAGAAAAATATTCCTCTCACAAACGCAACAACAGACGTCAGCCAGCACCAAGAAACAACACACAAAGTTATGTTGTGGTCAATATCCCAGAGAGCAGGGAAAATGGTGACTCTGTCGTCCTGGACAGGTACAACTCTGATCCTTGGCGTTACGCATCTCTCTCACGAAGAGACACATGCAATGAGAAAAACCGGGTTCGTTGTTTAAtctgttgtctttttttaacaattatTTTTTCAGTCTTTCTTATTATATACACTGGTGCCTTGTCTCACGACTTTAATTTGTTTCGTGACGGAGCTAATAAGTCAAATCATTCGTATGTCAAATCAATTTTCCCCACTGACATGAATTGA